One Campylobacter sputorum subsp. sputorum DNA segment encodes these proteins:
- a CDS encoding cytochrome ubiquinol oxidase subunit I — MIDLSSVDYSRAQFALTALYHFLFVPLTLGLSFIIAFMETIYVKTGNEEWKRITQFWLRLFAVNFAIGVATGIIMEFEFGTNWANYSWFVGDIFGAPLAAEGLFAFFLEATFFAVMFFGWNKVSKKFHLLSTWMVAIGSNLSAFWILVANGWMQNPVGTMFNPDMARHEMINFLQIALSPTGISKFLHTVGGGYITSALFVLGISAYFMLKNKHFVMAKKSFIVAASFGFLSSLFVLYSGDESAYQVAQKQPMKLAAMEGLYKGEVNAGIVAMGILNPNKQIGDDENSFLLEIQAPYLLGLMATRGINNFTPGIEDLVFGNEKFGIESAQSKISSGKIALQALSDYKKAKDDNNSDLMLKNKDLLDKNMKNFGYGYFDNPKDIVPPIALTFYSFHIMVALGSFFILLFFVTLYLSMANEIEKFRKILWICVFSIPLGYIACEAGWIVAEVGRQPWAIQDLMPVGIAATNLASTNIMISFWLFAVLFTALFIAEIKIMLKQIKIGF, encoded by the coding sequence ATGATCGATTTAAGTTCTGTTGATTACTCAAGAGCCCAGTTTGCCTTGACAGCACTTTATCATTTTTTGTTTGTTCCATTAACTCTTGGACTTTCTTTTATCATAGCTTTTATGGAAACAATTTATGTTAAAACTGGCAATGAAGAGTGGAAAAGAATAACTCAATTTTGGTTAAGACTTTTTGCTGTAAATTTTGCTATTGGTGTCGCAACTGGCATAATAATGGAATTTGAGTTTGGAACAAACTGGGCGAATTACTCTTGGTTTGTTGGAGATATATTTGGCGCACCTCTTGCTGCTGAGGGGCTTTTTGCATTTTTTTTAGAAGCTACATTTTTTGCTGTTATGTTTTTTGGATGGAATAAAGTTAGTAAAAAATTTCATCTTTTATCAACTTGGATGGTTGCAATAGGCTCAAATTTGAGTGCTTTTTGGATACTTGTTGCAAATGGATGGATGCAAAATCCAGTTGGAACAATGTTTAATCCAGATATGGCAAGACACGAAATGATAAATTTTTTACAAATTGCGTTATCTCCAACAGGTATATCTAAATTTTTACACACTGTTGGTGGCGGATATATCACTTCAGCGCTTTTTGTGCTAGGCATTAGTGCGTATTTTATGCTGAAAAACAAACACTTTGTAATGGCTAAAAAAAGTTTCATAGTTGCTGCTAGTTTTGGATTTTTAAGTTCACTTTTTGTGCTTTATAGTGGCGATGAAAGTGCTTATCAGGTTGCACAAAAACAACCAATGAAACTTGCAGCTATGGAAGGACTTTATAAAGGAGAGGTTAATGCCGGAATTGTAGCTATGGGTATTTTAAATCCAAATAAGCAAATAGGAGATGATGAAAACTCTTTTTTACTTGAGATACAAGCACCGTATCTTCTTGGACTTATGGCAACAAGAGGTATAAATAACTTTACTCCAGGTATTGAGGATTTGGTTTTTGGAAATGAAAAATTTGGCATAGAGTCTGCTCAAAGCAAGATTAGTAGCGGCAAAATTGCCCTACAAGCACTAAGCGATTATAAAAAAGCAAAGGATGATAACAATAGCGATTTAATGCTTAAAAATAAAGATTTGCTTGATAAAAATATGAAAAATTTCGGATATGGATATTTTGATAATCCAAAAGATATAGTTCCGCCAATAGCACTTACTTTTTATAGTTTTCATATAATGGTAGCACTTGGTAGCTTTTTCATACTATTATTTTTTGTAACTTTGTATTTATCTATGGCAAATGAGATTGAGAAATTTAGGAAAATTCTTTGGATTTGTGTATTTAGCATTCCTCTTGGTTATATTGCTTGTGAGGCTGGTTGGATAGTTGCTGAGGTCGGAAGACAACCTTGGGCTATACAGGATTTAATGCCAGTTGGCATAGCTGCTACAAATTTAGCATCTACGAATATAATGATATCATTTTGGCTATTTGCAGTTCTTTTTACAGCACTTTTCATAGCGGAAATAAAAATTATGTTAAAACAGATAAAGATAGGATTTTAA
- the cydB gene encoding cytochrome d ubiquinol oxidase subunit II encodes MYETYQLYWWFIVSLLAGIFVFMMFVQGGQTLIFCLSENELHKDMIVNSIGKKWELTFTTLVMFGGACFAAFPLFYATSFGGGYWIWMAILFCFIIQAVAYEYRKKPHNFLGQKTYEIFLLINGSVGVFLIGLMLSTFFSGNEFKLNETNFVLWQNSLRGLEIFKNPFNYILGITLVFSSRVGGNLYLMNNIDDEYLNAKFRKSLKVNFIIFLLFFILFLLWIFTKDGFMMGEDGIVVMKKYQYILNFINTPILLVTFVLGLILVSYGIYKALFAKSNKGIFFYGLGIVMAVTSLFFSLGLSGNLFYPSYTHLQSSLSIYNSSSSLYTLRVMSVISVFIPFVLAYIIYVWRAMDKVKLTSKEIQNDEHIY; translated from the coding sequence ATGTATGAAACATATCAACTTTATTGGTGGTTTATAGTTAGTTTGCTTGCTGGAATTTTTGTATTTATGATGTTTGTTCAAGGCGGTCAAACTTTGATTTTTTGTTTGAGCGAAAATGAACTTCACAAAGATATGATTGTTAATTCAATTGGCAAAAAATGGGAACTTACATTTACAACACTTGTAATGTTTGGTGGAGCTTGTTTTGCTGCTTTTCCGTTATTTTATGCAACTAGTTTTGGTGGTGGGTATTGGATTTGGATGGCTATACTTTTTTGTTTTATAATCCAAGCTGTTGCATATGAGTATAGAAAAAAACCTCATAATTTTTTGGGTCAAAAAACTTATGAAATTTTTCTTTTGATAAATGGAAGTGTTGGTGTATTTTTGATAGGTTTGATGCTTAGCACGTTTTTTAGCGGGAATGAATTTAAACTAAATGAGACAAATTTTGTGCTTTGGCAAAATTCACTCCGCGGACTTGAGATATTTAAAAATCCATTTAATTATATTTTAGGAATTACGCTTGTTTTTTCATCTAGGGTTGGCGGAAATTTATATCTTATGAATAATATAGACGATGAGTATTTAAATGCTAAATTTAGAAAATCGCTTAAAGTAAATTTTATAATATTTTTACTGTTTTTTATTTTATTTTTGCTTTGGATTTTTACAAAAGATGGTTTTATGATGGGTGAAGATGGTATTGTTGTGATGAAAAAATATCAATATATTTTAAATTTTATAAATACACCGATACTTTTAGTAACATTTGTTTTGGGCTTGATACTAGTTTCTTATGGGATATATAAAGCACTTTTTGCAAAAAGTAACAAAGGAATATTTTTCTATGGACTAGGTATTGTTATGGCAGTAACTTCTTTGTTTTTTAGTTTGGGATTGAGTGGAAATTTGTTTTATCCATCTTATACACACTTACAAAGTTCATTAAGCATATATAATTCAAGTTCTAGTCTTTATACGCTTAGAGTAATGAGTGTTATTTCTGTTTTTATACCTTTTGTTTTAGCTTATATTATCTATGTTTGGAGAGCTATGGATAAGGTTAAGCTAACTAGCAAAGAGATACAAAATGATGAGCATATTTACTAA
- a CDS encoding SLC13 family permease encodes MEEFQTNEEELEQATSFWHQNKKSWIIIAIAAIVSMILFYVMPYDVNAKKGLCLLVFIAVLWLSEAVHITITALMVPVLTIILGIQNVAKDGTLSDLSIKTILTNFADPTIFLFFGGFALATALHIQKIDKKIASKIISMSGSNLGYAVIAICVATAGLSMWISNTATAAMMLPLAIGILSNLDEEKDRNTFTFVLLAIAFSASIGGLGTIVGSPPNAIVSSALGYSFTDWMKIGIPLMLIIFPTMLIVLYVVFKPNLNTTIQVDKVDHIPWTQKRILTLVVFGLTAFFWIFSKNLSTLLGMKITDALVALVAASAIGVLGLAKWKEIAHGTDWGILMLFGGGLALSMVLKNSGASAVLGLEVSKLFGTVPLFVVILVTAIFILVLTEFTSNTASAALLVPIFATIATELGLPKESLVVVIGVGASCAFMLPVATPPNAIVFGTGYISQKQMLKAGGVLNTFCIAIITLYTYFFLT; translated from the coding sequence ATGGAGGAATTTCAAACAAATGAAGAAGAGCTAGAACAAGCAACTAGCTTTTGGCATCAAAACAAAAAGTCATGGATTATTATAGCAATTGCAGCTATTGTATCTATGATACTTTTTTATGTTATGCCTTATGATGTTAATGCAAAAAAAGGCTTATGTTTGCTTGTATTCATAGCAGTACTATGGCTTAGTGAAGCTGTACATATAACTATAACAGCACTTATGGTGCCTGTATTAACCATAATCCTTGGTATACAAAATGTTGCTAAAGATGGAACACTAAGTGATTTATCCATAAAAACAATTTTAACAAATTTTGCAGATCCAACTATATTTCTTTTCTTTGGCGGTTTTGCCTTAGCAACTGCTCTTCATATACAAAAAATTGATAAAAAAATAGCTTCTAAAATCATTTCTATGTCAGGCTCAAATTTAGGCTATGCAGTTATTGCGATATGCGTTGCCACGGCAGGACTTTCTATGTGGATATCAAATACAGCAACTGCTGCTATGATGTTACCTTTAGCAATTGGAATTTTATCAAATTTAGATGAAGAGAAAGATAGAAATACATTTACATTTGTACTTTTAGCCATAGCATTTTCAGCAAGTATTGGCGGACTTGGAACTATCGTTGGTTCACCTCCAAATGCCATAGTTTCATCAGCTCTTGGATATAGCTTTACAGATTGGATGAAGATAGGAATACCTTTGATGTTAATCATATTTCCAACAATGCTTATAGTTTTATATGTTGTATTTAAACCAAATTTAAATACAACAATACAAGTTGATAAAGTTGATCACATTCCTTGGACACAAAAAAGAATTTTAACTTTAGTGGTGTTTGGACTAACTGCATTTTTTTGGATTTTTTCAAAAAATTTAAGCACACTTTTGGGAATGAAAATCACAGATGCCTTAGTTGCATTAGTTGCAGCTAGTGCCATCGGAGTGCTTGGTCTTGCAAAATGGAAAGAAATAGCCCATGGAACAGACTGGGGTATTTTAATGCTTTTTGGTGGTGGACTTGCATTAAGTATGGTGCTTAAAAATTCAGGTGCATCAGCAGTCCTTGGCTTAGAAGTATCTAAACTGTTTGGAACAGTGCCACTTTTTGTAGTTATATTAGTCACTGCTATATTTATACTTGTGCTTACTGAATTTACAAGCAATACTGCCTCAGCTGCACTTTTAGTGCCTATATTTGCAACCATAGCAACAGAGCTTGGTTTGCCAAAAGAATCTCTTGTTGTAGTTATAGGAGTTGGTGCAAGTTGTGCATTTATGCTTCCGGTTGCGACACCGCCAAATGCTATCGTTTTTGGAACAGGTTATATATCGCAAAAGCAGATGTTAAAAGCTGGTGGAGTTTTAAATACCTTTTGTATAGCAATTATAACACTATACACATACTTTTTCTTAACTTAA
- the ciaB gene encoding invasion protein CiaB — protein MNNYKELLNLVNENNKKLNGLYDDLDSDIIKKALEICKFSGEKSQKIAILRRIVDLKPDPLLIELKKVHKDNQKILKYRDEMYEFTAQIHTNLHEELIEKINKANILDDFNLNLLKNVHNIGIIFNEMQKKWQEIVVDKNSELFSKIQNPYEFIKENKLYQISNDGLTCDRSYGVALFENESVKFVPYSIFFGEFNLEEAFDETIHNLNKVSKTPEHASYVKYFEKLKEAFLQTDDDKVISSWQEAEIAWMDVKGDLQVGHPLEYYEDAYTHAVALEWDVRLKESSSFDENKFKKEILESFDKVYKNINAQNPKMYQNVVSNIDKTQLYISTPMIYYGAEMNGLFSAQVVPNDEFVSNKCGKKIFAFVNFVYESSKAKPFMKLSSIIFEKKFLDYGREILFKKPEIWRKVYEVSTIGHEFGHIFFIDNDTENSMNKNGLFKLIEEYKATTGGLVNFFFHEKEELKMPVFNELIKRSVGLIAWQKVDEVKPYYCEGLIHLSLLFQSNALSFENDKLSVNFSNNSYEKFKTLCLQNYETLAKIYYEKIDASEFLNKFCILENGVYLPINKNAKEFVVYYAKLYDEIGNEVDENSSKQEWL, from the coding sequence ATGAATAATTATAAAGAATTGCTAAATTTGGTAAATGAAAACAACAAAAAGCTAAATGGTTTATATGATGATTTAGATAGCGATATCATAAAAAAAGCTCTTGAAATTTGTAAATTTAGCGGCGAAAAATCTCAAAAAATAGCCATATTAAGGCGAATAGTAGATTTAAAACCAGACCCGCTTTTAATAGAACTAAAAAAAGTCCATAAAGACAATCAAAAAATTTTAAAATATAGAGATGAAATGTATGAATTTACTGCACAAATTCATACTAATTTGCACGAAGAGTTAATTGAGAAAATTAATAAAGCAAATATACTAGATGATTTTAATTTAAATTTACTTAAAAACGTTCATAATATCGGTATAATATTTAATGAAATGCAAAAAAAATGGCAAGAAATTGTAGTAGATAAAAATAGTGAATTGTTTTCTAAAATTCAAAATCCTTATGAATTTATAAAAGAAAATAAACTTTATCAAATTTCAAATGACGGCTTAACTTGCGATAGAAGCTATGGGGTTGCATTATTTGAAAACGAGAGCGTAAAATTTGTGCCATATTCTATATTTTTTGGTGAGTTTAATTTAGAAGAAGCTTTTGACGAAACTATACATAATCTAAACAAAGTTAGCAAAACACCAGAACATGCAAGTTATGTAAAATATTTTGAAAAATTAAAAGAAGCATTTTTGCAAACTGATGATGATAAAGTTATATCATCGTGGCAAGAAGCAGAGATTGCTTGGATGGATGTAAAAGGCGATTTGCAAGTTGGACATCCGCTTGAATACTACGAAGATGCTTATACTCACGCAGTTGCCTTAGAATGGGATGTAAGGCTAAAAGAAAGTTCATCTTTTGATGAAAATAAATTTAAAAAAGAAATTTTAGAAAGTTTTGATAAAGTTTATAAAAATATAAATGCACAAAATCCAAAAATGTATCAAAATGTAGTTTCAAATATAGATAAAACCCAACTTTATATCTCAACTCCTATGATTTATTACGGAGCTGAAATGAACGGGCTTTTTAGTGCTCAAGTTGTTCCAAATGATGAGTTTGTTAGCAATAAATGCGGTAAAAAAATATTTGCTTTTGTAAATTTTGTATATGAGAGCTCAAAAGCAAAACCATTTATGAAACTAAGCTCAATAATATTTGAAAAGAAATTTTTAGATTATGGAAGAGAAATTTTATTTAAAAAGCCTGAAATTTGGCGAAAAGTTTATGAAGTAAGCACGATAGGACACGAGTTTGGGCATATATTTTTCATAGATAATGATACAGAAAATTCTATGAATAAAAATGGTCTTTTTAAACTTATCGAAGAGTATAAAGCGACAACTGGCGGATTAGTAAATTTCTTTTTTCACGAAAAAGAAGAACTCAAAATGCCGGTATTTAACGAGCTTATAAAAAGAAGTGTCGGTTTAATAGCATGGCAAAAAGTCGATGAAGTTAAGCCTTATTACTGCGAAGGATTGATACATTTAAGTTTGCTTTTTCAAAGCAATGCATTAAGTTTTGAAAATGATAAATTAAGTGTTAATTTTAGTAACAATTCTTATGAAAAATTTAAAACCTTATGTTTGCAAAACTATGAAACTTTGGCTAAAATTTATTATGAAAAAATTGATGCAAGTGAGTTTTTAAATAAATTTTGCATATTAGAAAATGGTGTATATCTACCAATAAATAAAAATGCAAAAGAATTTGTTGTTTATTATGCTAAACTTTACGATGAGATTGGCAACGAAGTTGATGAAAACTCATCAAAGCAAGAGTGGTTATAA
- a CDS encoding DUF4492 domain-containing protein produces MLIQKIIKFYLDGFKSMRLGKTLWLVILIKLFVIIFILKIFFFSDTINTKFHNKEDRIDFIYENITKEIK; encoded by the coding sequence ATGCTAATACAAAAAATTATCAAGTTCTATTTAGATGGATTTAAAAGTATGAGACTAGGCAAAACGCTTTGGCTTGTTATACTTATAAAACTTTTTGTCATAATTTTTATTTTAAAAATCTTCTTTTTTTCTGATACGATAAATACGAAATTTCATAACAAAGAAGACAGAATAGATTTTATTTATGAAAATATCACAAAGGAAATAAAATGA